In Corylus avellana chromosome ca2, CavTom2PMs-1.0, the following proteins share a genomic window:
- the LOC132171228 gene encoding two-pore potassium channel 5-like: MENEHFLASQTRPQLQPIIERHDCSSSFRVPQSQDPQSSSSSSSQLGAPSTRMKKPGGLHRCKTAPAMTVMRELKTETPQIPKPQSESSSIIRQAIFLLLIYLSFGVLIYSSNTEHFSGVETHPVVDALYFCIVTMCTIGYGDIAPLTPATKLFACAFVLVGFGFIDILLSGVVNYVLDLQENMILAGIHMGRRRSHQGFSARDYIVDVAKGRMRIRLKVCLALGVVVLCIGMGALVLYFVEDLDWIDSVYLSVMSITTVGYGDRAFKTLQGRLFASVWLLFSTLMAARAFLYLAEARIDKRHRRIANWVLQRDITVGDLLAADINNTGFISKSEYIIYKLKEMGKIGEKDILQICNHFSKLDPNNSGKITLPYLLENHL, from the exons ATGGAAAACGAGCATTTTCTCGCCTCCCAAACACGGCCCCAACTCCAACCAATCATCGAACGTCATGATTGTTCCTCATCCTTCAGAGTCCCGCAGTCCCAAGACCCACAatcctcctcatcatcatcatcccaaCTCGGAGCCCCGAGTACCCGCATGAAGAAACCGGGTGGTCTGCACCGGTGCAAGACAGCTCCAGCCATGACCGTCATGCGAGAGCTCAAAACAGAGACACCCCAGATTCCGAAGCCACAGTCCGAGTCGAGCTCCATCATCAGGCAAGCTATTTTCTTGCTTTTGATATATCTCtcttttggagttttgatatACTCTTCCAACACTGAACACTTCTCGGGTGTAGAAACCCACCCGGTTGTCGACGCGCTTTATTTTTGTATAGTCACGATGTGTACCATTGGTTATGGCGACATAGCTCCGCTAACACCAGCTACAAAACTCTTTGCTTGTGCGTTTGTGTTGGTGGGTTTTGGTTTCATAGATATTTTGCTTAGTGGGGTTGTGAATTATGTGCTAGATTTGCAAGAGAACATGATCTTGGCTGGGATTCACATGGGTAGAAGAAGATCCCATCAGGGTTTTTCTGCTAGGGACTATATTGTTGATGTAGCAAAGGGTAGGATGAGAATTAGGCTCAAGGTTTGTTTGGCTCTTGGTGTGGTGGTGTTGTGTATTGGGATGGGAGCATTGGTGTTGTATTTTGTGGAGGATTTGGATTGGATTGATTCGGTTTATTTGTCGGTTATGTCTATTACGACAGTTGGGTATGGCGATAGGGCCTTCAAGACGCTTCAGGGGCGGTTGTTCGCCTCCGTTTGGCTTCTGTTTTCGACGTTGATGGCGGCGCGGGCGTTTCTGTATTTGGCGGAGGCGAGAATTGATAAGAGGCACAGGAGAATTGCCAACTGGGTGCTTCAAAGGGATATAACAGTTGGGGATTTGCTTGCGGCCGACATCAATAACACTGGTTTCATCAG TAAATCAGAGTACATAATTTACAAGCTCAAAGAGATGGGAAAGATAGGGGAGAAAGATATATTGCAGATCTGCAATCATTTCAGTAAGCTTGATCCCAACAACTCTGGGAAGATTACGCTGCCTTATCTTTTGGAGAATCACTTGTGA
- the LOC132169192 gene encoding acyl transferase 4-like, giving the protein MAFSVIRSRGTLVRPSEQTPSGTLDLSVIDRLPVLRWNTRTLHVFGHGPEEAAKIIRQGLSRALVPYYPLAGRLKESSSQGGRLQIECCGEGVWFVEASADCTLDAVNYLDDVVSIPSDDLLPDHIPENQDIDPLVQMQVTQFACGGIVIGLLFCHTICDGLGAAQFLNAVGEMAKGSEHLSTIPVWQRDFFPPPPEEAKIIAAVNPPPPPPQTPNNRLAHAIVDITLGQINQLKQEFHQSTGQKCSAFEIVAANFWSCRTRAINWKQNTQLTLVFFANCRQLLDPPLPNGFYGNCFLPVTIRAWSDSLAGASISDVVGMIQEAKATLPTAFAKYIKAVKGESVEEEEDGDDPFAPPRAYSTLVISEWGRLGFNQVDYGWGPPVHIVPIRGSSTIPVGIMGSLPSPNKGVRLMTWCVEEPHRQHFLDQMMAAGCSK; this is encoded by the exons ATGGCTTTCTCTGTGATCAGGTCAAGAGGAACCCTAGTTAGGCCATCTGAGCAGACACCATCTGGAACACTTGATCTGTCAGTTATTGATAGATTGCCTGTCCTGAGATGGAATACTCGAACGTTGCATGTTTTTGGACATGGCCCTGAAGAGGCAGCAAAAATTATAAGACAAGGTTTGTCGAGGGCTTTGGTTCCTTACTACCCTCTTGCTGGGAGGCTGAAAGAGTCGAGCAGCCAAGGTGGTCGGCTCCAAATCGAATGCTGTGGAGAAGGCGTGTGGTTTGTCGAGGCTTCTGCTGATTGTACTCTTGATGCTGTCAATTACTTGGACGATGTTGTTTCCATCCCATCTGATGACCTTCTGCCTGACCATATCCCTGAAAATCAAGACATAGACCCACTGGTGCAgatgcag GTGACACAATTTGCATGCGGTGGAATCGTGATTGGCCTCCTATTCTGCCATACCATATGTGATGGCCTAGGAGCAGCACAATTTCTAAACGCGGTCGGCGAGATGGCTAAGGGGTCTGAGCATCTGAGCACTATACCAGTGTGGCAGAGGGACTTTTTCCCACCTCCACCGGAAGAAGCAAAGATCATTGCAGCGGTAAacccgccgccgccgccgccccAGACACCCAACAACAGACTAGCGCATGCCATCGTAGATATAACTCTCGGTCAAATCAACCAGCTCAAGCAAGAATTTCATCAATCAACAGGACAGAAATGCTCTGCTTTCGAAATTGTGGCTGCCAACTTCTGGAGCTGCCGAACGCGAGCCATAAACTGGAAGCAAAATACACAACTCACGCTTGTCTTCTTCGCAAATTGCCGGCAGCTCTTGGACCCTCCATTGCCAAACGGTTTCTACGGCAACTGCTTCTTGCCAGTGACAATCAGAGCCTGGAGTGATTCCCTCGCCGGTGCATCAATCAGCGACGTTGTGGGTATGATCCAAGAAGCAAAGGCTACGCTTCCCACTGCGTTTGCCAAGTACATCAAGGCAGTAAAGGGTGAGTcagtggaggaggaggaggacgGAGACGACCCATTTGCACCGCCGAGGGCCTACTCCACTCTGGTCATTTCGGAATGGGGACGGCTGGGATTCAACCAAGTGGACTACGGATGGGGCCCACCGGTCCACATCGTTCCAATACGAGGGTCAAGCACGATACCTGTGGGCATAATGGGATCCTTGCCTTCGCCCAACAAAGGAGTGCGGTTGATGACATGGTGCGTGGAGGAGCCCCATCGCCAACATTTCCTCGATCAAATGATGGCTGCAGGCTGCAGTAAGTGA